Sequence from the Xenorhabdus nematophila ATCC 19061 genome:
CATACCTGAAAACATGGTTATAACCTCAAACATATTAATTTAATGGCAAACGGCGATTATAGTATTTTTTATCTCAAGTCCGGAGTGAGATTCTGTGTTAATCTCCGCGAACTGATACATTATTTACCGCGAACAGCCAAACGCCAATACTGATTTCATCATGAATATTGCATTACAGAAAAAACAGCTTCCTTACTCACCTGATCTGGCTACCCAATATTTTGCACCTATTTCTGCTCTTCCTTGGGCAATGTTATTGCATTCAGGAGCCGCAGATCATCCGCACAATCGCTTTGATATCCTGGTTGCAGCGCCCGTGACAACGCTTGTTGCTCGTGGAGAATCAACTGAGATTACGCATAATAATGAGACTTCTCTTTCTCAAGAAAACCCTTTCCTATTGTTAAATAAATATCTCCATGATTTTAATATTGCCCCACAATTTGATCCTGATTTACCTTTTCAGGGAGGAGCATTAGGCATATGGAGTTATGATCTGGGGAGGCGAATTGAAAAGCTGCCTCAAATCGCTGCAAATGAACTGAGCTTTCCTGATATGGCTACCGGGATCTATGACTGGGGGCTCGTTATTGACCATCAGCAGCAAAAAGCCACCTTACTGAGCTATCACGATATTGATGAAAAACTGGCGTGGCTAGAATCACAGCGGGAAAATAACCAGACAGATTTCTCCCTGACAAGTCAGTGGCAATCCAACATGACAGAACAGCAATATCACGAAAAAATCGCTCAGATCCATCGTTACCTGCGGGAAGGTGATTGCTATCAGATTAATCTGGCACAGCGTTTCCAAGCCGATTATCAAGGAAATGAATGGCAGGCATTTATCCAGCTTAATGAGAGTAACAGAGCGCCTTTTTCTGCTTTTATCCGTTTACCTGAACACTGCATTATCAGTGTTTCACCTGAACGTTTTATCCTACTGGAAGATAAGCAAATCCAGACCCGACCAATCAAAGGAACGCTGCCGAGACTGCAAGATCCTGTAGAAGATCAATTACAAGCAGAAAAATTAGCGAATTCACGAAAAGATCGCGCTGAAAATCTGATGATTGTTGACCTGTTAAGAAATGACATAGGCAGAGTTGCCACACCAGGCTCAGTCAAAGTGCCTGAATTATTTGTTGTGGAACATTTTCCCGCTGTACACCACCTGGTCAGTACGATTACAGCAACCTTACCTGATAAATATCATGCTGCTGATTTGCTTTATACTTGTTTTCCTGGCGGTTCAATTACCGGCGCTCCCAAAATTCGTGCGATGGAAATTATTGAAGAATTAGAACCCCATCGCAGACACGGATATTGCGGGTCTATTGGTTATATTAGCTTCTGCGGTACAATGGACAGCAATATCACCATCCGTACGTTATTGACAGAAAAAGGCAAAATTTACTGTTGGGCAGGAGGTGGTATTGTTGCAGATAGTATTGCTGAGAAAGAATATCAGGAAACATTTGATAAACTCGGGCGAATTTTACCTCAATTAGGGGAACTCCATATATCATGACATCACTTTCTGACTTCATTTATCGGTTTCAATTGCAGCTTCCTGCACAGCCAACACGTTCAGCCAGCAATCAACGAAACGCCGCAGTATTACTGCCAATTATATGTAAGCCAGAACCATCACTATTGTTGACACAACGTTCCCAAAACCTCCGCTCTCATGCAGGTCAAATTGCTTTTCCGGGCGGAGCTGCTGATCCTGAGGATAATTCACTGATTGCCACTGCATTACGTGAGGCAGAAGAAGAGGTCAATATTCCACAAGATAAAGTACACATTCTGGGGCAATTAGCCCCCTTGGATAGCAGTAGCGGTTACCGTGTCACGCCGGTTATTGGGTTAATTTGTCCCTCAATCTCTTTCCGGACAAATCCAACAGAGGTGACCAAAGTTTTTGAAATTCCGTTGCTTGAGGCACTTTCCCTCCCTCATTATAGGTATCTAGACATAAAACGCCGTGACCAACACCATCGGATCTATTTTTATTGGCATCAGGGACAAATGATCTGGGGATTAACAGCGACCATTATTTATCGGCTGGCGCAACAAGTTCAAAAAACACGCTAGTTTGTCTGTAAAACAGTGAGAATATGAGCATTAATTATCCAATATCATATCAATTGCTATTATAATTAAAAAAAAACTGTAAACTCCTTTATCAACACTACTAAATAACAGTAAAGTAGCGCGCTTTATTATAAATAACTATATCTCTTTCTTCTTAAAGGAGTCTGGCGTGATTAGCGTTTTCGACATGTTTAAGGTGGGTATCGGCCCATCCAGCTCTCATACTGTTGGTCCTATGAAAGCAGGCAAACAATTTGTCGATGATCTTGTAAACCAAGGGGTAATATCCTCTATCACGCGTGTAGCTGTTGACGTATACGGCTCACTTTCATTAACCGGGAAAGGTCACCATACGGATATCGCTATCATCATGGGCTTAGCGGGCAATATGCCAGCCACTGTTGATATTGATTCAATTCCAGGTTTTATTCGTGATGTTGAGCACACTCAACGTTTGCCACTCGCAAATGGTTTACATGAAGTCGATTTTCCTCGCGATGGTGGTATGAACTTCCGTAGCGATAATCTGTCACTGCACGAAAATGGCATGCAAATTCATGCCTTCGCCGGTGACGAAAAAATTTACAGCAAAACCTACTATTCCATTGGAGGTGGTTTTATTGTCGATGAAGAACATTTTGGTAAACCATCTCAAGATACCAAACCTGTTTCTTACCCATACAGCTCTGCTGCAGATCTATTGATGAACTGCAAAAAAACTGGTTTGTCCCTTTCTGGCCTGATGATGAAAAACGAGCTGGATTTACACAGCAGAGATGAAATTGCTGAATATTTCGCTGATGTGTGGGCAACCATGCAGGCTTGTATCGATCGTGGTTTGAACACAGAAGGTGTTTTACCTGGTCCATTGCGTGTTCCTCGTCGCGCAGCAGCATTACACCGCATGTTGACATCATCCAACAGTTTATCCAGTGATCCAATGAATGTTGTTGATTTAATCAACATGTTTGCATTGGCTGTCAACGAAGAGAATGCTGCCGGTGGTCGCGTTGTTACCGCACCAACCAATGGTGCATGTGGTATCGTCCCTGCTGTTATAGCCTATTACAATCACTGTATCGAACCAGTAACGCCTGAGTTGTACATTCGTTATTTTCTCGCTTCTGGTGCCATCGGTATCCTGTATAAGATGAACGCTTCTATTTCTGGTGCCGAAGTTGGTTGTCAGGGCGAAGTCGGCGTCGCTTGTTCAATGGCAGCAGCGGGCCTCGCTGAGCTGCTGGGAGCAAGCCCTGAGCAAGTTTGTATTGCCGCAGAAATCGGCATGGAGCACAATCTCGGCCTGACTTGTGACCCGGTTGCAGGACAAGTACAGGTTCCGTGTATTGAGCGTAATGCAATTGCTTCAGTCAAAGCGATCAACGCAGCTCGTATGGCGCTACGCCGTACCAGTGAACCCCGTGTTTCGCTCGATAAAGTTATTGAAACCATGTATGAAACAGGTAAGGATATGAACGCAAAATACCGTGAAACCTCACGTGGTGGTTTGGCGATCAAAGTTCAGTGTGACTAATATAAGCTTTCACTCATCTCTCCCATGATGAGTGATAAAGTTACCTGTTTTACTACAGACATATTCTGCTTGGAAAAATATCCCAGCCATTTGGTAGGGATATTTTTTTGGCTGAAACGGGTCACTTAAGTACTTTATTTTCCATTTCACGATAAAAATATCACATTTTTTTTACGTAAAAATTAACAAAATGTTACCAGAAACAGTTCAAATATCCATTTAAATAAAAAATTAAAATATATAATAACAATAATATACTTATATTTGGATTAAAATCTTGTTTTAACCTATTAAAATAGCCTGTATTAATTTTTCTGACTGATAGCAATTTTCTCAAAGCCTTCAAATGATAATCTAACGACATATTTTCTTATGTGACAAAATATAACACTATAAGAAATAAAATATTGAGATAGGTTTTCTATAAAACTGTATGTTTGCAACTATCATATTTATTGATAGGAGGTGCAATACATCAGAAATATTGAGTATGAACTCAAAATAAGTCTGAATTCAATTGTTACAGAAGGGGAAAACAAGTGAGTATAGCCATTATGATTGGCACACACGGGGCAGCAGCAGAACAATTGCTTCATACCACAGAGATGTTGATCGGAGAACAAGAAAACGTTTCTTACATCGACTTCGTGCCCGGTGAAAATGCTGATACATTATTCGAGAAATACAACAAAAAACTGGAGTCACTTGATACAACACAAGGTGTTCTGTTCTTCGTCGATACATGGGGCGGTAGCCCATTCAATGCCGCAAACCGTATTGTTATTGATAAAGACAACTACGAAATAATCACCGGAGTAAACGTCCCGATGCTGGTTGAAGCCTTTATGTGTCGGGACGATGATCCCTCCATGGCAGAGCTGGTTGCTGTTGCACTGGAAACCGGAAGAGAAGGCATTCGTGCCCTTAAAGCCGTACCAGAGGAAGAACCCGCAAAACCAGAGCCTGTCAAACCCGCCACACCAACCGTTACCCCTGTTTTAACATCCGCAGCGGGCGGTCATATGAAAATAGCCCTTGCCCGTATTGATGATCGCCTTATCCACGGTCAGGTTGCCACTCGCTGGACGAAAGAAACCAATGTCAAACGCATCATTGTCGTCAGTGATGATGTGGCCCAAGATACCGTTCGCTCTACCCTGTTGAAACAAGTCGCACCTCCTGGTGTCAGCGCACATGTTGTAGACGTCGCCAAATGTGTTCGTGTTTACAACAATCCTAAATATGCTGGTGAACGCGTTATGTTGTTATTCACCAATCCAACAGATGTTCTGCGTATTGTAGAAGAGGGGGTTACCCTTGAATCTGTAAATATCGGTGGTATGGCCTTCCGCCAGGGAAAAACCCAAATTAATAACGCAATTTCCGTTGATAGTGCTGACATTGACGCTTTCGGAAAACTCAATTCTCGTGGCATTGAGCTAGAAGCCCGCAAAGTCTCTAGTGATGCTCGTCTGAATATGATGGATTTACTTAAAAAAGTATAAAAAACAGAATTATTTTACTAACCATTACTCAATAACAAAATTCTTACCAAATTACATTGGGTTACAGGAGAAAAACAATGGAAATTACCGTTGTTCAACTTGTGTTGATATTCATCGTTGCCTGTGTTGCAGGTATGGGATCCATTCTTGATGAATTTCAATTTCACCGTCCATTAATTGCTTGTACATTAGTCGGCTTAGTGCTTGGCGATATAAAAACCGGCATCATTATTGGTGGTACACTGGAAATGATTGCTCTTGGCTGGATGAACATCGGTGCAGCAATCGCTCCTGATGCCGCCCTTGCTTCTATCATTTCCACTATTCTGGTTATCGCTGGCGGACAGGATGTTGGCGCAGGTATCGCCCTCGCTATCCCTCTGGCGGCGGCAGGTCA
This genomic interval carries:
- the pabB gene encoding aminodeoxychorismate synthase component 1 is translated as MNIALQKKQLPYSPDLATQYFAPISALPWAMLLHSGAADHPHNRFDILVAAPVTTLVARGESTEITHNNETSLSQENPFLLLNKYLHDFNIAPQFDPDLPFQGGALGIWSYDLGRRIEKLPQIAANELSFPDMATGIYDWGLVIDHQQQKATLLSYHDIDEKLAWLESQRENNQTDFSLTSQWQSNMTEQQYHEKIAQIHRYLREGDCYQINLAQRFQADYQGNEWQAFIQLNESNRAPFSAFIRLPEHCIISVSPERFILLEDKQIQTRPIKGTLPRLQDPVEDQLQAEKLANSRKDRAENLMIVDLLRNDIGRVATPGSVKVPELFVVEHFPAVHHLVSTITATLPDKYHAADLLYTCFPGGSITGAPKIRAMEIIEELEPHRRHGYCGSIGYISFCGTMDSNITIRTLLTEKGKIYCWAGGGIVADSIAEKEYQETFDKLGRILPQLGELHIS
- a CDS encoding CoA pyrophosphatase: MTSLSDFIYRFQLQLPAQPTRSASNQRNAAVLLPIICKPEPSLLLTQRSQNLRSHAGQIAFPGGAADPEDNSLIATALREAEEEVNIPQDKVHILGQLAPLDSSSGYRVTPVIGLICPSISFRTNPTEVTKVFEIPLLEALSLPHYRYLDIKRRDQHHRIYFYWHQGQMIWGLTATIIYRLAQQVQKTR
- a CDS encoding L-serine ammonia-lyase, which produces MISVFDMFKVGIGPSSSHTVGPMKAGKQFVDDLVNQGVISSITRVAVDVYGSLSLTGKGHHTDIAIIMGLAGNMPATVDIDSIPGFIRDVEHTQRLPLANGLHEVDFPRDGGMNFRSDNLSLHENGMQIHAFAGDEKIYSKTYYSIGGGFIVDEEHFGKPSQDTKPVSYPYSSAADLLMNCKKTGLSLSGLMMKNELDLHSRDEIAEYFADVWATMQACIDRGLNTEGVLPGPLRVPRRAAALHRMLTSSNSLSSDPMNVVDLINMFALAVNEENAAGGRVVTAPTNGACGIVPAVIAYYNHCIEPVTPELYIRYFLASGAIGILYKMNASISGAEVGCQGEVGVACSMAAAGLAELLGASPEQVCIAAEIGMEHNLGLTCDPVAGQVQVPCIERNAIASVKAINAARMALRRTSEPRVSLDKVIETMYETGKDMNAKYRETSRGGLAIKVQCD
- the manX gene encoding PTS mannose transporter subunit IIAB, yielding MSIAIMIGTHGAAAEQLLHTTEMLIGEQENVSYIDFVPGENADTLFEKYNKKLESLDTTQGVLFFVDTWGGSPFNAANRIVIDKDNYEIITGVNVPMLVEAFMCRDDDPSMAELVAVALETGREGIRALKAVPEEEPAKPEPVKPATPTVTPVLTSAAGGHMKIALARIDDRLIHGQVATRWTKETNVKRIIVVSDDVAQDTVRSTLLKQVAPPGVSAHVVDVAKCVRVYNNPKYAGERVMLLFTNPTDVLRIVEEGVTLESVNIGGMAFRQGKTQINNAISVDSADIDAFGKLNSRGIELEARKVSSDARLNMMDLLKKV